The genomic window TGGGAGATGCTCTCGGGGATTGCCTTACTTCCCCCCATCTCCCAAGGAGGCTTCACTTGAGAACCAGGTCATCAGATGTCATCCCCAAGAATTCCGCACATCAGCATCCGCCAGCCCCCAAAACATGCGCTGGTACAGGGTGGGGCTGAGGGCCCATGTGACCCTGACCACCCTTAGGAAACGAAGACTCCCCAAAGTGAGAGATGAGTCATTCTTTCCTCAGAATGACTTTTGTCTTGGAGAGCCTTGAACTGGCTCTGTCCTGACAGCATTTAGGAAGATGGTAGCAGCAGTGGCAGTGGTGTACTTTTTGAATCTgtcccagaaaaagagaaagcgcAACTAGGAGAAAACCCAAAAATCCATGTGCAACATCTTCCGCAAACCTAGGATGTTGAGATCTCCCCTACGGACCCCAAAATATGAGCAGGTGGGAATGGGCTGTGGATGCTTCAAACCCTACATAATATCAGCATCTGTGCAGAAGGATGCAGAAGGAAGCCAAGGGCATCTGAGGGACCTGAGAACAGAACCCCCAAACTGTCTACAGGTCCTCGCTGGAAAGCTGGGTGGGTCAATCTGAGAAGAGCAGCTAAAACAGGGAGAGACCTAACAGGTTATTTCTCAGGCCTCCCACCTATGCTGCATAGGAAGCACATAGTGGTGCTTGtttagtgtttgttgaatgaataaaggtcAAATGACATTTTCCTGGAGATTCCTTCTAATATTTGTGGGCGGGGAGCAGGAAAGGACAAAtccatgtttttggtttttttttttttttgaggaagattagccctgagctaacatatgccaccaatccttctctttttgctggggaagactggccctgagctaacatccatgcccatcttcctctattttatatgtgggacactgctacagcatggcttcacaagtggcatgtaggtccacacccgagatctgaactggtgaacctcaggccactgaagcataaCGTGTGAACtttactgctgtgccactgggccagccccgacaaaTCCATGTTTTGAGTCACATGACTAAAATTCTTTATGCTTCCAAGGCATATGCTTTATGCCTCAGGCAGCCTGAGGCAGTCCTCTTCCTGAGCTTATGTAAAAGAATAACTCCTTTCTAACACACTCATGCTCCCACTTGCACACATGCAAGCACTCAATTTGGCCTTGGAAGAAGGTGTCCTGCTGAGAGGCAAGGAGGAGAAGGATCCCTAGATATACCAGCAGCTCTGACATCAACTGGCTCCAGATGTAACAGAGTCTCTTTATTGAGGATCCtagaggtggaggggagggggcggtgggTCTCAGCCCAGGGCGGCCGAGGGAGGTCCAGTTCGTGTCAAATCTGTGTTCAGGAAGTAGGTGCAGAGCTGCCCTTTGCCTTTGACCTTGATGACACCCCGGCTGTAGCAGGTGTAGCCTAAAGACTGCAGCGCCCGAGCTGTCTCTTCAGTCACCTGCAAATGGAGGGGAGTGAGGGGCTGTGGGGGTGGCCCCatcctgtccccctgccccctgcctccagTGTGGCTCCCTCACTTGGATCTTGCCCAGGACTCCTGTACTCTCCATGCGGCTGGCCACGTTCACCGTGTTGCCCCAGATGTCGTATTGTGGCTTCTGGGCCCCAATCACTCCAGCCACTACTGGTCCGTGGTTCAACCCTGACAAGAGGTGTGGTAAAGAGGGGCTTTGGTGGGAGGGATTTGAGGAGGGAGAGTGGAAGAGGAAGCGAGGAAGCTCAAGGAACTAGGGTGAAGGGCCTGGGGGCCTTAGAGGAAAGGAGTGTGGGGTTGGAGGAGTGGGGCTTGGGGACAGGACTGGGTGAGCCTCAGAGCTCCTGGCCCAGTAGCTTCATGCTCCATCCCAGGGGTGAGTCTGGAGGGGGGTCCAGGGATGAGCTGGGGAGCACCTAACAAAGGACTTGGGGGAGGAAGAGCTTGGGGAGGCGAGGAGGAAGTCCCAGACTGCTCCAGCAAGGGAGGGGCCTCACCCACACGCAAGCGGAAGTTGTTGAATGAGTGCTTGTTGATGACATCTAGCTTAGACCCGAGGGCCACTGCGAATTCCACCATGGTGCCAAGGTGGCTGCAACTTCGCTCAGCATCCTAGCAATGGGCCAACCCACCAGAATGGGTCAAGGAGGGCAAAGGAATAAGTCCCACTTATGAGCCCACCAATGAGAGTCCAGACAAGGGTTGGTAGGTAAGGAAAGGATGTGGTACCTGCTGTGCGTCCTGTCCAGAGGTGGCATTTAAGCCTGTAGCTGCCATGTAGGTGCTGCCAATGGTTTTGATCTTCTCCACGCCACTGAATTTGGGCTTGGAGAGCAGCTGTATAGAGAGGAGGCTGTGTCCTCAGCCTCTCTTGCtcgctccctcctctctcccagaaACCCAGCCCCAGGCCTTTGGAGGCTAAAAGACCAGGTTGTCGGCTTAgggatgggggcaggagggagagtggGTAGTGGGCAGAGTTGGTGGAGAGGACAGAGCTGGGGGatcagaggaggagcaggagggctggggaggggaggatgggccTCATGGTTGGGAGAGCAAAGTGGAAGGAGGGACTGGTAGGAAATTCTAGAATCCATGACATAGGGCCTCGAGGACCCTTGGAGTTTTCACCTCATCAAAATCAGCAATTATCTCATTGAGCAGCCGCAGACACTCTAGGCCCTCGTGGTTGATATTGGATTCAGAGTAAAACTCCTTGAAGTCTGGGACGGAGGCGAAGAGGACACAAACACACTCGTACGACTGGTGGTAGAGATCCTAAGAGGGCGGGAGGCTGGGTGAGGGGGATGCCGTGTTCTTCCTCTCTGGGTCTGCAAGGGCCCTCCTCCCTGTGTCCACACTCCTCCCTCTCTGTTTAAGAAGGATTTGGAAGGAGGGGGGACAAGGCCAGGTTATCCCAGGGATGTGACATGGGAGTCAAAGATTGGGTCTCATTGTGATTCGAGGAGAGACCGGGGTTTGGGGTCAGGATTACCTCACAGCAACGTGAAGGGAGTCTCTTCTAGAAGTGGGATCACATCAATGGGCATTATCTTTATATCCTATCTAATTACTGGGAGGTGTTGTCAGTTGTCAGCTTACAGACAGTTacaatttgaaagagaaaataacaggGGAAACGAGCAGAGGGACAAGTAGGGAAAGATGGTGGAGAGGGAGTCAGGTCTGAGGCTGGTTCACAAAACAGGCACCATGAAGTCCTAGTTAGTCCTAGATTCTGGCTCTGAGCTTTCCAGTAGCCAGTGTGAAGACAGAAACAGGATCAGTTACAGGATTTCCAGGTCTATAAGAGAAGAAATCAGGAGAAGTGGAGCTACTCCTGATCTTGAGAGAAGAGAGCAGGTCGGTGGGGGCATGAGGCTGTGAAATAGCCCCTGAGCTGTTTCTTTAATACCCCTCAATATAGGCCAAGAACACAGCCATAGCAGAGAGAGCGAGGTGCTGGTGGTACAAACAAGATGGTACAAATATGTGAGTGACCTTCTGACGGTCTGACTATGGCAAGATATTTGAGGGTCTGGAGCAACAACATAGAGTAGAAGTTTCTgtgctgatgaaaatgttctatatatgtgttGTCCTatatggtggccactagccaTGAGCAGCTCTTgaatacttgaaatgtggccagggtgactgaggaactgaattttctattttaattaaattacatgtaaatgtaaatggtcacATGTGGCTAATGACTACCAGACCAGACAGTGCTGGTCTAGAGAGATGGGTGGACTGCGTTCTCCACACACGCCCATCAACACTCCACGAAGCTTCTGAAAGGCATGGAGTGACCATGAATGGGAGAGGACACTCCTTCCAAGTGGGAACTTGGAACACAGAGATTCGGTGCTCGTCAAAGACAGGGCCTGAGATCTTGTGAAAATGGAGGCGCCTGACAGGGACAAGGGCTTGGGCAGCCACCTAACCTGCTGTGGGGGAACCCAGAGAGGATGAGCCAAAAGCCAAGACTTTTATCTGAAATTGGCCCCTATGGCGTCTGCGGCTCAGGAGTCAAGGGTGAGGAGTCACCTCGTTGCGCCGGTTCTGGCCAATGAACTGGGGGGCCACGTGCGCAGGGAGCACATTCTCCAAGAGCAGCCGGGTCAGGTTCTCCattgtctctgtctcctcccgcTCCTGCCTCAGCTTCTTCTTCCACAGGAAGTCCAGGCGGCAGTAATATTCATTCTGGGGAGGGTCAGCAGGGGGCCATGGGGAGACACAGTGCAGGGGAAACCCCAGCTCCTGCGTGTTCACTCCCGACTCCATGACGCCTCAAACCACACCACCCCCCAGACTACAGATAAGGCTTAAGGTGCCATTATCCCTGGAGAGAGCACCTCGAAACCAGAGTCAAACTAGGGTGCAtagaattggcagcagatttttCCTCAAGCGTGGTTTTCCTACATCAGGggttggagggaggaggggaggggagaatttGAGGGTATTCTCCTTGAGgagtaaaggagaaagaaagggagcagGAAGGTTCACTTAAAAGCTTCCAATGGGCACACCACTTGGGCTCAACCCAGAGATGTAAGATTCAGGGAAAAGGTGAGAGAGACCAAGTCACAGATATGGGGACCCCCGCCTCACCCTTCAGAGGGAGGCTCTGGAGGGCTGAGCTGGGTGACTTACCTGCCGAGCCAGGACAAGGAGGgtaaagaagaagatgaagaaggagaTAGCGCCCATCATTTTGGGCTCCTTCAGCACCCCTGGCCTGAAGAGGATGGGTCAGAATTGTCTCTTGCCCTGCCCCTTCCCGATGGCCTCCTCCCTGCTCTCAGGCCCACGGAGccctcagcctccctcccccTTTGCCCTGTGGGTGGTTCAGGGCAGTGAGGTGAGGACAGCTCTGCTCTGACCCATCTCACCCCCGTCCCAGACGGCCTGGGCACCTCTGTCCAGCGCTCGTGCGCACCTGGAATCCGCGGGGCCCAGATAGAGGCGGGCGATGAGGCAGTCAGACAGCCAGGCGTGGGAGTGCAagaagagggagcaggaggcCGTCAGccacagcaggagcagcagcagcttcagTTCGAAGCTCATGTGCAgaaagagggagcaggagaggaaaCCCAGCACACAGCAGTGCATGGAGTACTGTGGGGCCAGGCAGGGGGATCAGGAGGTGGGGCATGtcccacctccagggaggggcaggggaacATCCTGGGGGCTCctgtcctgcccctcccagggcccaggTCCTATATGAGGGGCAGGAGGTgtcatgcacacaaacacacaccaagTGTGCTTATGTCTGTCCCAATCCACAGGATTGCGTGTTCTTCAACTAAGGAGGGGGGAGAGGGGCCAAGGAAGGTTCTGGAGAAGGAGATTCACGGCTGTGAGGAACACTCACTGGGATGCTGATGAGAGGCAGGGACCCAGGGAGCTCCCAGGAGAGGTTCAAAGCCATGGAGGACACATTGGGAGCCTGGAAAGGGCACTTCGATGCTGGCGGTAAGAAGAACTGCAGGAGGAGATAAGGAGCTGAGGGGTGCAGGCAGCTCCTTGGGCACAAGGGTGGCTTGTGCTGGGTTTCAGGTGGCCCAGGGATGAGTCAGGGACAGACTGCTCCAAAGGGATGGATTCTGCTATTTCTGGTTGGTGAGGGAGCCTCAGCACTGGGGTCCTTGCTTGGGGGGGCAGGGATTGGGGGAGTGGGTGTCATGAGCTCTAGTCTGCCACGGATTCACTGTGTGATCTCTTGTCAGCCATTTAACCACTCTGGGCCCCAGCTTCCTCTCTGTAActtggcgggggcgggggggagatTCCTAGGGTGCAGAGGGAAAGAATTCCAGGAATGATTCCGAGTTCAAAAATCAGCCAAACTCAGCTATAAAGTCATAGTGAGTCAGCTAAGTAGTAAATATGTGCCTACATagaaaaaagacaggaaggaTGTCCACCAAAGCATTATTAGCAATGATTATGCCCAAGTAGTAGATGTGGATGactgccattttttcttttatacttgtCCAACATTTCCAGCATCCTCTAGCCTTAGTTCAGATGCTCCCCACATCCAGGGGTTCCCTTTCAGCCTCTGGCAGTTTCAGCATACCCTGATGGGGGTGCTTAGGGTCCCCTATGCCCTCACCAGGCTGGTAATGGCCATGGCGAAGACGAGAAGGATGGTGGCGGTGCCCAGGGCGACTCGCAGTCCGGGCCGTGTGGACACCAGGCCAGACAGTGCAGGCAGCCAGTGTAGCACCTTGGGGCCTTTCAAGACACACCTCTGTGGAAAGAGCATGGGAGTcttagccatggggccagggCACCTACTTCAGGCCAGGTCATGGTTAGGGGCCTCAGATTGCTACTTCCGCCCCCCTAGCCCATCTCACCGTCAGGTGCTCTgagaaacagatgaagaggaggaggaggaagaggaggaaggtgaTACTATAGGTGATGGCCAGAGCTGGGGGCCTAAAGGGAAACAAAAGTGAGGCCTTGAAGAGCCAGAATAGGCTCCCTGTGTGCTGGGAGGGTGCCGCATCATCTGgttgggagatggggagaagcGGTCCTGGGTTGATTTTGCCGATGGGGTCTGTGCTGATAAAAGATATTACATGCTGCTGATCTGGGAAAGCTGAGGGGTCTAGGGCAGTGTTGGGGCGGGACAGGAACTAATAAAGTAGGGACAATATtggaagggggcagggggctcACAAGAGTGGCTGAAGCTGCGTCAGACTGGTCTCTGGGCCTTCAAGCCAAAGCTCTTTCACCTGGGCGAATTTGGAATAAGTCGTCCCCTCTTCCGGCAGTGGGCTAAGAGTGAGGACCTACTTTCTAAGCTATTTGCTGTGAGATTTAGGCTTCTCGATGGGAACACACCTCCTTCATGAGGATATTGTTAGAATCGAGAGACAGGCATGTGAAAATGCTCTGGTTATGTGGAAAGCACACAGGATGTACAATGATAAGACGAGGGCGGTGATTATCACCGGTTCCCAGAACACGTATTTCCTCTGCGGGTCTGAAGCCAGGGGAAAGTGGGCAAAGGAAGACAACGTAGGTGGGGGATCAGGAAGAGCCAGGGGGTCCGTTTTTGAGAATCAGCTCTCTCACCTGTTTGTCACCAGCATCTGGACGatgaagatggagacagaaacCAGGAAGGTGCAGGCTGTGTAGTATTTGAAGGCGGGGAGTGCAGAGAGTCGATACTGGAAGGGAGGGGTTCGGGGGGAGACAGGGGCACCAGTGCTGCCCATCGCCTTGAAGGTGTTAATCCCAGGCCAGGAGTTGGTCCCCTAGACTCACTGAGCCACCCTCCAGTTCCATCCCGGGTAGCCCCTACCAGTGCTGCCCTCCTCCCATCCATCACCACCCAGTAATTCAATCTACAGGGTGACTTTCCTTTGGGAGAGAGGCACAAACCCTCACCCCGGGGATCACAAACTGAGCAGACCTGAGGAGGGGAGGTGGGACCACAgagcctgctccctccccagggctgagGAACTAAGATTGGGAAATCCTCTGGTGTCACCACCTCCTCCCAGCccacctctttctccatctccttctctcGGAAGTACAGTGTCAGTGGGTTGAAGTCCTTCGACTGCTTCCACTGTCTGgtgagaggtggtggtggggggggcaACAAGCCCCGGAGAGgaaagggcagggcagggccagagAGGGTAGGAGGGCATGGTCAGGCGAGTCTTTCCCTGGGCTAGGGCTGAGAAGCCCCTCTTTTCCTCCAGGTCATCAGGGGAGCGCCATCCCTTCTCTACCACATGACCCCGGGGCCTCAGcccccccagccctcttctcatcTCCGTACTTCTGAGAGTTGAGCTGTTCAATGACCTGGAAGAACTTGGCATCCCCGGTGTCCAATTCCTCATCTAGTCCCCGGGGGGTACGGCTCCTGCACAGTGAGAGTCCAGCCTGTCACCACGGAGACCCTCAAAAGCATCTGGGCAAAGCAGGAGCAGCCCCCTAGGAAGGTTGGAGGTAGACCACCCAGACAGCTCCACTGTCAAAGTCACTTGGGCCTCCTCACCGGTCCAGGCTCCACTGGGGGCTGAAGGAAGCCAGGGCCTTCTCCTGTTGGGAGAACACAGAGgggatggggagatggggagCGTCCTTGGAGCCTCTTTGCAGTGAGGCATCCCCCAAATGCACGCCTCCTTGGCTGTTTCCCCCGCCTCTaatgacttctctctttctttctctctgtcaaaTCCCACCTGCCCTCAAGGGAAGGTTCAAACCACATTTACTCTTTAAAGATTCCTCCTGACTCTTTAGACTCCCAGGGTCTTTATACTCTGATTTCCTCACAGTTGCTATCACTTACGAGCCAACCTTGCATCGTCTATAGGCTTCGGTGGCTACTGATTTTTTGTATCTCATCTTCCCTAAGGACTGCACCAATTCCAAAGGCAGCAACTTGCCCATCACCACCCGGGGGTGCCAAAAAAATCCTTGTGAGTGTAAACTGAAGTGACAATGCAGAACATTGCGACTTCTCTCTGACCTTCTGTGATGGTCAGGCTGAGTTGGGAAGCATTTGgggtggaaaacaaaaaaatggagaagaaagagaagaagagaaacaaacctGGCTATAGTCATTTTCTTCTGCATGAAAAGGAGCGCACGGTGTGTGCAGAGATATGAAAATGACAGGAAGTAAAGCGGGTGAGGACAGCGCCAAGGAGGAGGGTGAAGCCCCGTAGCCACCACCCAGGGCAAGAAGTATGGCGACCGTTCTTCCCTGCTCATCTTGGCTCATGTGAGGAAGCAAGGTCACAAGGGGCCACATCATCGCCCCCAACCAAAGCCTTGTGTAAtgtgagaggagagacagagacagagactgagcGGTACGTTCCAGGTAAGAGCCCATCTATGTATGTATGCCTGGACCTAACTTTCCAAACTACCTACCTGTACCTTCCCACATGCCTGTAAGTTATTTGAAGGCAGGGAAAACATCTTATTCATTTCTGTCTTCTCAAGAACTAGCCTAGTGCCCGCCACATAGGGTTACTCAAAAATGgtggaaggaatgaatggatgagtggtaTATACCACCACTAACCCTGCCCCATCACCCCAAAGTTCCTGCTGTTTGAGGGTAAGCCAGTTGTGATTCTCAGGATTTCCAGCATTTGACCGAGAACCTGGGACTTCAGAGGCTGAGAAGTGAATTTCGGGGCTGGTGAGGTCCTGCCTCAGGAGATACCCTTGAACAAAGGGCTCCTACTCCTCCACCCTGACACTTCTTAGCCTGCACactggtggtgggggtggaggtttGGCATGGGTTCTGGGGGGCATGCCCACCATGGGGATTGCACCCAACGTTGTCCACAGTCCCTGGGCTCCCAGCGAACTGCACcttctcctccaccccaccctgaaGGCCTCATGCTACAACAGTCAGCTGGGTCttgaattcttccttcctctccctccagctgGCTTAACTCTTCtgacctctcccctcctccatgtTGACACTTAAAATTAAGTACTCCTCTGAACCACTGATGCCAGTGTCCCCCCCGTTCCCAAGGTTCACTGACCTCTGGCCTGCTTCCCCGCTGGAtggaagaggaagggggagggaacaCAGAAAAGATACTCTGGAGTCATTCCATAAATCCACCCAGATCTACCCAGTACAGAAGGTTCTGGGGCGATCTGCAGAAAGGTGGCCGGAAATGCCAAACAGGTTTGGGAAGATCAGGTAAAAGAGAGAAGAGGCTGAGGAACCAGTCCCGGGGCTAGCCTTTAGAGCCACGGCCTGCTCCTTGCATGAGGGGGTTCTGGCCGCTCATCATCAAGTACTAACTCCAAAAGCCAGCCagtgaggaagattcagcctCCTCCATCAGTCATCTTTGCCCTTTCTCTGGAAAGAAGGGCAAAGAAGGGCTGAACCAGTGACCAGGGTAACTTGACAGTTCAGGACCTGGGGATGTCACCAAGTGACTCCCtggtggtgggggctgggtggcTGGGAGTGGGCAATGGGAGTGGGTTTATGTAAGTTCTGGGGCTCGTGATAGAGGTGCACATACTGGGAGAGGAGTGGAGGTGGACACAGGGCTCTCTACGTGGCTCAGGTGGGCAAAAGGCTTGGCTGCACCCCAGGACTCCAGGTAGCGGGTCATCAGCAGTGATGGACGCATCTTGGGGCCCTCAAGAGAGGACAGCAACCCTCCTGCAGTGCCCTTCTCGTCCTCTTCCTCAGCCTGGGATGTATGAGGGCTGAGAGTCAAGATCACAGACCCTTCCTTCCCCATTCTCCCCACACCCCTTAAAGGCTTGTTTCCCCTCCCCCTTGACACACACACTAGGACGCAGGAACTCAATCTTAGGTATAGACAAGATCAGGCCTGTTGGCTGTGGGTGAGTAGGGCCGACCAGCCCATGGGGTTCAGGCTGGGCTTTTACCCGGGGATCGATGACCAGGTAGGTAGGCTCCCCTAGCTCCCGAAGGTACGGGTCTCGGTGTTCCATGGCTGCATCCTCCACAGCATAAGCCCCTGCCAGCAGGGCCAGGGTAGCCCCTGTGATATGTACACGCCTGGAAGGAGGGTGCAGTGGGAGTTAGGAGGGAGGGGCCCCCAGACCTCTCATTTCTTGCAAGGATCATTCCCAAGGGTCTACTACAGGAGGTGtctcccagctcccctccctACGCTGCATGGTCTCCCTAAGCCCCAAATGGGCTTGTGCTCATTTTAGGGAACTATGAAATGGGAGGTAGCATGTGGGAAGCCTGGTTGGCCTCTTGCTGTAGTCTCTTGCAGCCCCAGGTCTCACCCTGGCACGCCACCGGCCTCCATGTGGTTGGCCAGTGTGACGTCATGCGACCAGACATCGTACTGCCACTTCTGCAGGCCGATGACTCCGCAGAGCACGCTGCCTGAGTGCACACCCACACGCATGTTGATGTCCACACCAGTGGCTGCCCGAAGTTTCCTGAGCAGGGTGTATGGGGGACAATCTGAGTGCTGCCCTCAGCCCAGCCCATGCCACACCCCTCCCGCTCTCCAGGAGGACTTCCACCACCTTGCCTGCTCCTCTCGCACATTCAACCCTCGGTACTCCACCTGCCCGCCCAGCTGAGCTCACCTGATGGCCCGGCACATGTCCAGCCCCATGCGCACGCAGTTGATGGCGTGGTCTGGCAGCGAGAGTGGCAGCCCGGAGACACAGTAGTAACAGTCTCCCAGGATCTTGATCCGCATGCATTCATGCtcctgggagtgtgtgtgtgcaggggggaggggggcacCTGGTTAGAggccagaggaggcaggagggagctgggaaaAGTGGGAGCAAATGTGGTATTCCTGAAGAACTTCTGAGGTTGGGGCGGTCTGGGGTCTAGAGATTCCCCTAACTTGGTATGGGGCTGGCTGAGGTCCCCCCTGCAGGAGACTTTCTCAGAAGGATTTCCCAAGGGTTGGGATATCGGTGGCTCTCCCCAGCTTTGGCATGTGTAGGGTGTATCCAAATTTGAGCATATGAAAGTTGCCTTAGGCTTGAagattttttaggaagattagccctgagctaacatctgccgccaatcctcctctttttcctcaggaaggctggccctgagctaacatccgtgcccatcctcctctactttacatgtgggatgcctgccacagcatggcttgacaagtggtgcgtaggtctgcaccagggatccgaaccagcaaatcccaggctgcctgagcagaacttgcgaacttaactgctgcgccaccaggctggccccaggattgaAGCTTTTTGAGAGAGACTCAAGATGAGGTTGCTTGGGGACCTCCCTGGGGTCTGAGCAGGTGGCTGGGCTGAGGTTGCATAGGGCAGAGAATTCCCTTGGAAGGGCCTCCTAAGGTTAGAGCATCTAAAAATCTAGATTTTGTTGTAGTGTCCAGAGACACCTATGCTGGGGCTCTGAGCATATTTGGGGGTATGGTGGTTGGGGCATCTGTGGAGACCTTAAGAGCTCTCTCCAGGTTT from Equus asinus isolate D_3611 breed Donkey chromosome 2, EquAss-T2T_v2, whole genome shotgun sequence includes these protein-coding regions:
- the ADCY4 gene encoding adenylate cyclase type 4 isoform X1 — protein: MARLFSPRPPPSEDLFYETYYSLSQQYPLLLMLLAIVLCALLALLAVAWASGRELASDTGFLTTVLCALGGFSLLLGLASREHRLQRWTRPLSGLVWAALLALGYSFLFTGGVVSAWDQVSFFLFVIFTVYAMLPLGMRDATAAGLASSLSHLLVLGLYLGPQPDSRPALLPQLAANAVLFLCGNVAGAYHKALMERALRATFREALSSLHSRRRLDTEKKHQEHLLLSILPAYLAQEMKAEIMARLQAGQGSRPESTNNFHSLYVKRHQGVSVLYADIVGFTRLASECSPKELVLMLNELFGKFDQIAKEHECMRIKILGDCYYCVSGLPLSLPDHAINCVRMGLDMCRAIRKLRAATGVDINMRVGVHSGSVLCGVIGLQKWQYDVWSHDVTLANHMEAGGVPGRVHITGATLALLAGAYAVEDAAMEHRDPYLRELGEPTYLVIDPRAEEEDEKGTAGGLLSSLEGPKMRPSLLMTRYLESWGAAKPFAHLSHVESPVSTSTPLPEKALASFSPQWSLDRSRTPRGLDEELDTGDAKFFQVIEQLNSQKQWKQSKDFNPLTLYFREKEMEKEYRLSALPAFKYYTACTFLVSVSIFIVQMLVTNRPPALAITYSITFLLFLLLLFICFSEHLTRCVLKGPKVLHWLPALSGLVSTRPGLRVALGTATILLVFAMAITSLFFLPPASKCPFQAPNVSSMALNLSWELPGSLPLISIPYSMHCCVLGFLSCSLFLHMSFELKLLLLLLWLTASCSLFLHSHAWLSDCLIARLYLGPADSRPGVLKEPKMMGAISFFIFFFTLLVLARQNEYYCRLDFLWKKKLRQEREETETMENLTRLLLENVLPAHVAPQFIGQNRRNEDLYHQSYECVCVLFASVPDFKEFYSESNINHEGLECLRLLNEIIADFDELLSKPKFSGVEKIKTIGSTYMAATGLNATSGQDAQQDAERSCSHLGTMVEFAVALGSKLDVINKHSFNNFRLRVGLNHGPVVAGVIGAQKPQYDIWGNTVNVASRMESTGVLGKIQVTEETARALQSLGYTCYSRGVIKVKGKGQLCTYFLNTDLTRTGPPSAALG
- the ADCY4 gene encoding adenylate cyclase type 4 isoform X2; the protein is MARLFSPRPPPSEDLFYETYYSLSQQYPLLLMLLAIVLCALLALLAVAWASGRELASDTGFLTTVLCALGGFSLLLGLASREHRLQRWTRPLSGLVWAALLALGYSFLFTGGVVSAWDQVSFFLFVIFTVYAMLPLGMRDATAAGLASSLSHLLVLGLYLGPQPDSRPALLPQLAANAVLFLCGNVAGAYHKALMERALRATFREALSSLHSRRRLDTEKKHQEHLLLSILPAYLAQEMKAEIMARLQAGQGSRPESTNNFHSLYVKRHQGVSVLYADIVGFTRLASECSPKELVLMLNELFGKFDQIAKEHECMRIKILGDCYYCVSGLPLSLPDHAINCVRMGLDMCRAIRKLRAATGVDINMRVGVHSGSVLCGVIGLQKWQYDVWSHDVTLANHMEAGGVPGRVHITGATLALLAGAYAVEDAAMEHRDPYLRELGEPTYLVIDPRAEEEDEKGTAGGLLSSLEGPKMRPSLLMTRYLESWGAAKPFAHLSHVESPVSTSTPLPEKALASFSPQWSLDRSRTPRGLDEELDTGDAKFFQWKQSKDFNPLTLYFREKEMEKEYRLSALPAFKYYTACTFLVSVSIFIVQMLVTNRPPALAITYSITFLLFLLLLFICFSEHLTRCVLKGPKVLHWLPALSGLVSTRPGLRVALGTATILLVFAMAITSLFFLPPASKCPFQAPNVSSMALNLSWELPGSLPLISIPYSMHCCVLGFLSCSLFLHMSFELKLLLLLLWLTASCSLFLHSHAWLSDCLIARLYLGPADSRPGVLKEPKMMGAISFFIFFFTLLVLARQNEYYCRLDFLWKKKLRQEREETETMENLTRLLLENVLPAHVAPQFIGQNRRNEDLYHQSYECVCVLFASVPDFKEFYSESNINHEGLECLRLLNEIIADFDELLSKPKFSGVEKIKTIGSTYMAATGLNATSGQDAQQDAERSCSHLGTMVEFAVALGSKLDVINKHSFNNFRLRVGLNHGPVVAGVIGAQKPQYDIWGNTVNVASRMESTGVLGKIQVTEETARALQSLGYTCYSRGVIKVKGKGQLCTYFLNTDLTRTGPPSAALG
- the ADCY4 gene encoding adenylate cyclase type 4 isoform X3; the encoded protein is MARLFSPRPPPSEDLFYETYYSLSQQYPLLLMLLAIVLCALLALLAVAWASGRELASDTGFLTTVLCALGGFSLLLGLASREHRLQRWTRPLSGLVWAALLALGYSFLFTGGVVSAWDQVSFFLFVIFTVYAMLPLGMRDATAAGLASSLSHLLVLGLYLGPQPDSRPALLPQLAANAVLFLCGNVAGAYHKALMERALRATFREALSSLHSRRRLDTEKKHQEHLLLSILPAYLAQEMKAEIMARLQAGQGSRPESTNNFHSLYVKRHQGVSVLYADIVGFTRLASECSPKELVLMLNELFGKFDQIAKEHECMRIKILGDCYYCVSGLPLSLPDHAINCVRMGLDMCRAIRKLRAATGVDINMRVGVHSGSVLCGVIGLQKWQYDVWSHDVTLANHMEAGGVPGRVHITGATLALLAGAYAVEDAAMEHRDPYLRELGEPTYLVIDPRAEEEDEKGTAGGLLSSLEGPKMRPSLLMTRYLESWGAAKPFAHLSHVESPVSTSTPLPEKALASFSPQWSLDRSRTPRGLDEELDTGDAKFFQTVEAVEGLQPTDTVLPREGDGERVSTLCTPRLQILHSLHLPGFCLHLHRPDAGDKQRCVLKGPKVLHWLPALSGLVSTRPGLRVALGTATILLVFAMAITSLFFLPPASKCPFQAPNVSSMALNLSWELPGSLPLISIPYSMHCCVLGFLSCSLFLHMSFELKLLLLLLWLTASCSLFLHSHAWLSDCLIARLYLGPADSRPGVLKEPKMMGAISFFIFFFTLLVLARQNEYYCRLDFLWKKKLRQEREETETMENLTRLLLENVLPAHVAPQFIGQNRRNEDLYHQSYECVCVLFASVPDFKEFYSESNINHEGLECLRLLNEIIADFDELLSKPKFSGVEKIKTIGSTYMAATGLNATSGQDAQQDAERSCSHLGTMVEFAVALGSKLDVINKHSFNNFRLRVGLNHGPVVAGVIGAQKPQYDIWGNTVNVASRMESTGVLGKIQVTEETARALQSLGYTCYSRGVIKVKGKGQLCTYFLNTDLTRTGPPSAALG